The Mytilus galloprovincialis chromosome 7, xbMytGall1.hap1.1, whole genome shotgun sequence genome has a window encoding:
- the LOC143082681 gene encoding neural cell adhesion molecule 1-like isoform X1, with amino-acid sequence MPTVAGNFTNYKYEAELGQPIKITLIIDSFQKPDISWTVPAGGKLGYWTVSAKTDHLYSVSTTILPEEESHLGEYEMRIRNDVGSIDVIIELVSGVVTVVPHEAVCNTSESVKLTCVKKDKHLQTEWTAKWIHQLNRIFIRSPSSEVNGNISTMTIKFCDYKDTGTYVCEWTSGEKVYKSSAKVTVYGLPVFSFTDIVVLNKTSVNLDVYFYSKPKPIQIKWLFNSKTIQHPSTLPLTKQYVNLTIYNKLVSVEGFKASMLLRTASNSSDFVYTCSIRNHFGIIEANFQEREVSDAILIWENKTKAGNNNEVKSRLDYAYGTVGVFLGLTIIVVFIVVVYRAQLMKRVSQDVRYVPPQALASVDTTGQSQEIVTDEVLQQEPDDENSLQHISIYEDIQSIQSQVYRDDTENENERVDTSRSGSDTSSERPYLELEPPNTYEDLEKSDRVEMQTYSQ; translated from the exons ATGCCCACAGTAGCTGGTAATTTCACAAACTACAAGTATGAAGCAGAGCTCGGACAACCGATCAAAATAACATTGATCATTGATAGTTTTCAAAAGCCTGATATTTCATGGACTGTGCCTGCTGGAGGAAAATTGGGATATTGGACAGTTAGTGCTAAAACAGATCATTTATATTCTGTTTCAACTACAATCCTTCCAGAGGAAGAAAGTCACTTAGGAGAATATGAAATGAGAATTAGAAATGATGTAGGCAGTATCGATGTCATCATTGAACTTGTTT CTGGAGTTGTCACTGTAGTACCACATGAAGCTGTTTGCAATACGTCAGAAAGTGTGAAACTGACATgtgttaaaaaagacaaacatttacAAACAGAATGGACTGCTAAATGGATCCATCAGCTAAATCGAATTTTTATTCGATCACCCTCCTCAGAAGTGAATGGTAATATTTCCACTATGACAATAAAGTTCTGCGATTACAAAGATACTGGGACGTACGTCTGCGAATGGACCTCAGGCGAGAAAGTGTACAAATCAAGCGCAAAAGTAACAGTTTATG GTCTTCCGGTATTTTCGTTTACTGACATAGTTGTTTTGAACAAAACAAGTGTGAACCTTGATGTTTACTTTTATTCAAAACCTAAACCAATTCAAATAAAGTGGTTATTCAACAGTAAAACAATACAGCATCCTAGTACTTTACCTCTTACCAAACAATACGTCAATCTGACTATCTACAACAAATTGGTATCTGTTGAAGGATTTAAAGCATCCATGTTGTTAAGAACGGCATCAAATTCCTCCGATTTTGTTTACACTTGTTCAATACGAAATCATTTCGGTATAATAGAAGCAAACTTTCAAGAAAGGGAAGTTTCAGATGCTATTCTCATttgggaaaataaaacaaaagcaggAAATAATAACGAGG TTAAAAGTCGTCTCGATTATGCTTATGGAACGGTTGGTGTTTTTCTTGGTCTTACGATTATTGTTGTATTTATAGTGGTAGTATATCGAGCGCAGCTGATGAAGAGAGTATCACAAG ATGTTAGGTATGTTCCGCCCCAAGCTTTAGCCTCGGTAGATACCACTGGGCAAAG TCAAGAAATTGTAACAGACGAAGTATTACAACAAGAACCAGACGATGAAAACAG CTTGCAACACATTTCTATTTATGAAGACATTCAGAGCATACAAAGTCAAGTATACCGCGACGatacagaaaatgaaaatgaacgtGTTGATACATCAAGATCTGGTAGTGATACGTCTTCAGAGAGACCATATTTAGAACTTGAACCTCCCAATACGTATGAGGATCTGGAGAAATCTGATCGAGTTGAAATGCAGACATATAGCCAATAA
- the LOC143082681 gene encoding uncharacterized protein LOC143082681 isoform X2 — protein sequence MFLLYFKQSNNILSAGVVTVVPHEAVCNTSESVKLTCVKKDKHLQTEWTAKWIHQLNRIFIRSPSSEVNGNISTMTIKFCDYKDTGTYVCEWTSGEKVYKSSAKVTVYGLPVFSFTDIVVLNKTSVNLDVYFYSKPKPIQIKWLFNSKTIQHPSTLPLTKQYVNLTIYNKLVSVEGFKASMLLRTASNSSDFVYTCSIRNHFGIIEANFQEREVSDAILIWENKTKAGNNNEVKSRLDYAYGTVGVFLGLTIIVVFIVVVYRAQLMKRVSQDVRYVPPQALASVDTTGQSQEIVTDEVLQQEPDDENSLQHISIYEDIQSIQSQVYRDDTENENERVDTSRSGSDTSSERPYLELEPPNTYEDLEKSDRVEMQTYSQ from the exons ATGTTTTTACTTTATTTCAAGCAAAGCAATAATATATTATCAGCTGGAGTTGTCACTGTAGTACCACATGAAGCTGTTTGCAATACGTCAGAAAGTGTGAAACTGACATgtgttaaaaaagacaaacatttacAAACAGAATGGACTGCTAAATGGATCCATCAGCTAAATCGAATTTTTATTCGATCACCCTCCTCAGAAGTGAATGGTAATATTTCCACTATGACAATAAAGTTCTGCGATTACAAAGATACTGGGACGTACGTCTGCGAATGGACCTCAGGCGAGAAAGTGTACAAATCAAGCGCAAAAGTAACAGTTTATG GTCTTCCGGTATTTTCGTTTACTGACATAGTTGTTTTGAACAAAACAAGTGTGAACCTTGATGTTTACTTTTATTCAAAACCTAAACCAATTCAAATAAAGTGGTTATTCAACAGTAAAACAATACAGCATCCTAGTACTTTACCTCTTACCAAACAATACGTCAATCTGACTATCTACAACAAATTGGTATCTGTTGAAGGATTTAAAGCATCCATGTTGTTAAGAACGGCATCAAATTCCTCCGATTTTGTTTACACTTGTTCAATACGAAATCATTTCGGTATAATAGAAGCAAACTTTCAAGAAAGGGAAGTTTCAGATGCTATTCTCATttgggaaaataaaacaaaagcaggAAATAATAACGAGG TTAAAAGTCGTCTCGATTATGCTTATGGAACGGTTGGTGTTTTTCTTGGTCTTACGATTATTGTTGTATTTATAGTGGTAGTATATCGAGCGCAGCTGATGAAGAGAGTATCACAAG ATGTTAGGTATGTTCCGCCCCAAGCTTTAGCCTCGGTAGATACCACTGGGCAAAG TCAAGAAATTGTAACAGACGAAGTATTACAACAAGAACCAGACGATGAAAACAG CTTGCAACACATTTCTATTTATGAAGACATTCAGAGCATACAAAGTCAAGTATACCGCGACGatacagaaaatgaaaatgaacgtGTTGATACATCAAGATCTGGTAGTGATACGTCTTCAGAGAGACCATATTTAGAACTTGAACCTCCCAATACGTATGAGGATCTGGAGAAATCTGATCGAGTTGAAATGCAGACATATAGCCAATAA
- the LOC143082681 gene encoding uncharacterized protein LOC143082681 isoform X3 — MHFCSPHVRYVPPQALASVDTTGQSQEIVTDEVLQQEPDDENSLQHISIYEDIQSIQSQVYRDDTENENERVDTSRSGSDTSSERPYLELEPPNTYEDLEKSDRVEMQTYSQ; from the exons ATGCATTTTTGTTCTCCACATGTTAGGTATGTTCCGCCCCAAGCTTTAGCCTCGGTAGATACCACTGGGCAAAG TCAAGAAATTGTAACAGACGAAGTATTACAACAAGAACCAGACGATGAAAACAG CTTGCAACACATTTCTATTTATGAAGACATTCAGAGCATACAAAGTCAAGTATACCGCGACGatacagaaaatgaaaatgaacgtGTTGATACATCAAGATCTGGTAGTGATACGTCTTCAGAGAGACCATATTTAGAACTTGAACCTCCCAATACGTATGAGGATCTGGAGAAATCTGATCGAGTTGAAATGCAGACATATAGCCAATAA